Proteins co-encoded in one Sebastes umbrosus isolate fSebUmb1 chromosome 20, fSebUmb1.pri, whole genome shotgun sequence genomic window:
- the LOC119479839 gene encoding C-type lectin lectoxin-Thr1-like: MITHRRALHFAIFADEGSDGLQVVLQEKSWRDAQEYCRVNYTDLAAVRSQTENQAVAEQMIEGLSLVWIGLFRDEWKWSDQSDSSFRYWHSSQPNHDGICALYSPPHKSWYDRKCSYSTPFCCYKDVEKREKTIVRLEITSNSFLDIGDSAVSEAVLKQIQQKFDERLKLQWRVQPDGKIFHRKEKKKIIKDC; the protein is encoded by the exons ATGATTACACACCGGAGGGCAC TACATTTTGCAATATTCGCAGATGAGGGATCCGATGGGTTGCAGGTCGTTCTTCAAGAGAAGTCGTGGAGGGACGCCCAAGAGTACTGTCGAGTGAATTACACTGACTTGGCCGCTGTGAGGAGCCAGACTGAAAATCAGGCAGTAGCAGAGCAAATGATTGAAGGGCTGTCCTTGGTCTGGATCGGTTTGTTCAGAGATGAGTGGAAATGGTCAGACCAGAGTGACAGCTCCTTCAGATACTGGCACAGCTCTCAGCCAAATCATGATGGAATCTGTGCATTGTATTCTCCCCCTCACAAGTCGTGGTATGACAGAAAATGTAGTTATTCCACTCCCTTCTGCTGCTATAAGG acgtagaaaagagagaaaagacaatTGTGAGGTTGGAAATTACGTCAAATTCATTTTTGGACATCGGTGACTCTGCGGTGAGCGAAGCCGTTTTGAAGCAA ATTCAACAAAAGTTTGATGAGCGGCTCAAGCTTCAGTGGAGGGTGCAGCCAGATGGGAAGATCTTccatagaaaagaaaagaagaaaatcatcAAAGACTGTTAG